The bacterium sequence AGTTCAGTCAACGCGTTCTCGATCTCCCGGTCGCCCAAATCCGGTTCTGAGAGAGCAGGAGCCGCCAAAATGTATTCGGTGTATTTTTGCTCAATCTCTTCCGGATCGATCGAAACGGCTTCGCGTTGTTTTTTTCGGTACTGATTCACAAAGATCGAATACATAATTGTAAACAACCAGGACTTGCAATTGGTTCCCTCTGTGAAGGTGGAGAACCTCTGATACGCTCGTAGAACGGTGTCCTGAACCAGGTCGTTTGAGTCTGGTGGGTTTCTTGTTAATCGCATCGCTAGATGGTATAGAGCGGGCAGAAATGGTAATGCGGTTTTCTCGAAGAGTTCTCGTTTACCATCCATGAAGAGAATATACGAAGACCTAACCGTTTGTTGCCATATCCGTTCCCGATCTTTCCAGACGTCCTGTTTGCCGGAGCCTTCCTATAGAGGCAGAATTCAATGGGAATCGAAAGCGTGACCCCAGGAAGGCTACAATGTATTGTTACGAAGGGGCAGTCGATTCCAGCCTGCTAAGTGTCCCTTCCCATAAATATGATGACATATGGCGCGAGCGCCGGGCAGGCAGATGCGAGGCGCCGCGACGCAGTCGATGCCCCAGTGCATCGTCGA is a genomic window containing:
- a CDS encoding sigma-70 family RNA polymerase sigma factor; this encodes MRLTRNPPDSNDLVQDTVLRAYQRFSTFTEGTNCKSWLFTIMYSIFVNQYRKKQREAVSIDPEEIEQKYTEYILAAPALSEPDLGDREIENALTELPDIFRILVILVDVEGFTYEEAARILDCPVGTIRSRLFRARKMLYVSLKEYAQKMGYEKKS